A genome region from Nocardia sp. NBC_01730 includes the following:
- a CDS encoding IS630 family transposase, whose product MSDQDLRRLSPAAQEVVRLRVVAALESERVRSYGEAAEVFGVSRRSVGTWWRRYQAGGREALAAPVKSRTGRDELISAEDRAVLFAAMADYTPEELLIGGPLWTRALVAELIRMVVGVVMTEQGVGKWLRRHGFTPQRPARRAYQQKPDKVRAWLDTEYPAIVARVRSENAVVAWTDQCGLRSDTAPPGRSWAPKGSTPVVHVNGKRLRVNIMSAIAFRGALWFSVFTGRFTAKVFITFLDRLARQAGRKVHVIADRHPVHRSKAVTAWLAANAHRIELHLMPGYSPELNPDEILNADIKRHVHPARARSRNDLARETRRFPHRRQRQPDIVRGYFHAPHVRYTTLEEMT is encoded by the coding sequence GTGAGTGATCAGGACCTGCGGCGGTTGTCACCCGCTGCGCAGGAGGTGGTGCGGCTGCGGGTGGTGGCCGCGCTGGAGTCGGAACGGGTACGCAGCTACGGCGAGGCTGCCGAGGTGTTCGGTGTCTCGCGGCGTTCGGTGGGTACGTGGTGGCGTAGGTACCAGGCTGGGGGTCGGGAAGCGCTTGCCGCGCCGGTGAAATCTCGTACCGGCCGAGACGAGCTGATCAGCGCCGAGGACCGGGCGGTGTTGTTCGCCGCGATGGCCGACTACACCCCCGAGGAGTTGTTGATCGGCGGCCCGTTGTGGACCCGCGCCCTGGTCGCCGAGCTGATCCGCATGGTCGTCGGGGTCGTCATGACCGAGCAGGGTGTGGGCAAATGGCTGCGCCGCCACGGGTTCACTCCGCAACGCCCGGCGCGGCGGGCCTACCAGCAGAAACCCGATAAGGTGCGGGCCTGGCTGGATACCGAGTACCCCGCCATCGTCGCTCGCGTCCGCAGCGAGAACGCGGTGGTGGCCTGGACCGATCAGTGCGGGCTGCGCAGCGACACCGCCCCTCCAGGGCGTAGCTGGGCGCCGAAGGGCAGCACACCGGTGGTGCATGTGAACGGCAAACGCCTGCGCGTCAACATCATGTCCGCCATCGCTTTTCGTGGCGCACTGTGGTTCTCGGTGTTCACCGGCCGCTTCACCGCGAAGGTGTTCATCACCTTTCTCGACCGGCTCGCCCGCCAGGCCGGCCGCAAGGTCCATGTCATTGCCGACCGGCACCCGGTGCATCGCAGCAAGGCGGTGACCGCATGGCTGGCCGCCAACGCCCACCGCATCGAGCTGCACCTGATGCCCGGCTACAGTCCCGAGCTCAACCCCGACGAGATCCTCAACGCCGACATCAAACGACACGTCCACCCCGCCCGCGCCCGCTCCCGCAACGACCTCGCCCGCGAAACCCGCCGGTTCCCGCACCGCCGCCAGCGGCAACCCGACATCGTGCGCGGCTACTTCCACGCCCCACACGTCCGCTACACGACCCTGGAGGAAATGACATAG
- a CDS encoding IS3 family transposase, with protein sequence MASEGLPVQAACRLLDVSESGFYEWRSRPPSNRDLRHAWLTDQIRAVHTASRGVYGAMRVHAELILGLGLTVGHGQIEMLMVRAGLKGLPGNRRPRPRHETPTAGDLVSRACTRSEPNRLWVTDITEHRTREGKVYCAVVLDAFSRRAVGWSIDSSQTAALVTNALGMAIANRAPEPGATHHPLRSRRAGRIQLVVATLLRSSDCR encoded by the coding sequence ATGGCGTCGGAAGGTTTGCCGGTACAGGCCGCGTGCCGGCTGTTGGATGTGTCGGAGTCCGGGTTCTATGAGTGGCGCTCGCGCCCGCCGTCGAACCGGGACTTGCGCCACGCCTGGCTGACCGACCAGATCCGCGCCGTGCACACCGCTTCGCGCGGCGTCTACGGCGCGATGCGTGTTCACGCCGAGCTCATCCTCGGCCTCGGACTGACCGTTGGTCACGGCCAAATCGAGATGCTGATGGTCCGTGCCGGGCTCAAGGGCTTGCCCGGCAACCGGCGCCCGAGACCGCGTCACGAGACCCCGACCGCGGGCGATCTGGTTTCGCGTGCCTGCACCCGATCGGAGCCAAATCGTTTGTGGGTCACCGACATTACCGAACATCGCACCCGCGAGGGCAAGGTGTATTGCGCGGTCGTGCTCGACGCCTTCTCCCGGCGGGCGGTGGGTTGGTCGATTGATTCCAGCCAGACCGCGGCGTTGGTGACCAACGCTTTGGGCATGGCGATCGCCAACCGGGCACCCGAGCCGGGCGCCACCCATCATCCACTCCGATCACGGCGTGCAGGGCGGATTCAACTGGTCGTCGCAACACTTCTACGTTCGAGCGATTGTAGGTGA
- a CDS encoding transposase has protein sequence MAKRYPEEFRRKVLDLVAAGRPVAQVAADLDISDQTIYTWRKQELIDTGQVPGLTRGEQSELSAAKKRIRELENEVAILRRARELLSEPNDPKGGPRR, from the coding sequence GTGGCGAAGCGCTATCCCGAGGAGTTCCGTCGCAAGGTGCTCGATCTGGTCGCTGCCGGTCGTCCGGTAGCGCAGGTCGCCGCTGATCTCGATATCAGTGATCAGACGATCTACACCTGGCGCAAACAGGAGTTGATCGACACCGGTCAGGTGCCTGGCCTGACGCGGGGCGAGCAGTCCGAGCTGAGCGCGGCCAAGAAGCGGATTCGAGAGCTAGAGAATGAAGTTGCGATCCTGAGAAGGGCTCGTGAGCTGCTGTCGGAGCCGAACGACCCAAAAGGCGGTCCGCGGCGATAG
- a CDS encoding asparagine synthetase B family protein yields MCGIAGLAGPDAARHTAVVAAMGHSQRHRGPDGTAHAASIDGLAVVAMNSLRIVNPSGQIGPYLDAASGLLVTFNGEIYNFRQIASTWGIDLHPDDTDAHLVLRAWAKLGPACLDGLDGMFALAVYDPRETTLFLARDRLAQKPLYWRLDGGRLAFASEVSTLVGYGDAPIVVRPEMLAIETPIGVDTPYQGIQLLAPATVLAFDVASGSLDQRTWWSLDRAEPFTEDYGRALAQVSGLLAEQVPLRAPAGDFALLLSGGLDSSLLAYLMRPQLCVTVRYPGQDRLDESAQAAAVARDIGAELLVIEPGPEDFKATLPSIMSALDYPMGNASTFSEYMAYAAIAERGVRVVIGGLGPDEFLMGYIRHALALFGPEEVLAAGLTAYRPLAGKLLHSDGGPLEPSEAITRLILRGPDPDGRVRAEVAACLERADGDLARGLTLADLATSWRPLVETSDKLASSFGMERRSPYLARSLVELFYRLPVEYKIAHPARGKRILRDAAKALGVPPEIWGATDKLGFASPVPSWLTGELAGWADGQINDALAAAPVALRPLLEAGLRPAGRFDRTRMQALMTAVWSAPELVTTAA; encoded by the coding sequence ATGTGCGGAATCGCGGGGCTGGCCGGACCGGATGCAGCTCGGCACACAGCAGTGGTCGCGGCGATGGGGCACTCTCAGCGTCACCGAGGACCGGACGGCACTGCCCATGCCGCCTCCATCGACGGGCTCGCGGTCGTCGCGATGAACTCCCTTCGGATCGTCAACCCCAGTGGCCAGATCGGTCCCTACCTCGATGCGGCCAGCGGCCTGCTGGTCACCTTCAACGGCGAGATCTACAACTTCCGGCAGATCGCATCCACCTGGGGCATCGACCTCCACCCGGATGACACGGACGCGCACCTCGTCCTGCGGGCCTGGGCCAAGCTCGGGCCGGCGTGCCTTGATGGCTTGGACGGCATGTTCGCCCTCGCCGTCTACGATCCGCGCGAGACCACGCTGTTTCTGGCCCGTGACCGGCTTGCCCAGAAGCCCCTGTACTGGCGGCTCGACGGCGGGCGCCTGGCCTTCGCCTCCGAGGTCTCGACGCTCGTCGGCTACGGCGACGCGCCGATCGTCGTGCGCCCGGAGATGCTGGCCATCGAGACACCGATCGGCGTCGACACCCCATACCAGGGCATCCAGCTCCTGGCGCCAGCCACGGTGCTGGCCTTCGACGTAGCGAGCGGATCCCTGGATCAGCGGACCTGGTGGTCGCTGGACCGTGCCGAGCCGTTCACCGAGGACTACGGCCGGGCACTGGCCCAAGTCTCGGGCTTGCTGGCCGAGCAGGTCCCGTTGCGGGCCCCGGCTGGGGACTTCGCGCTCCTGCTGTCCGGTGGCCTGGACTCCAGCCTCCTCGCCTACCTGATGCGACCACAGCTGTGCGTGACCGTGCGCTACCCGGGGCAGGACCGTCTGGACGAGTCCGCGCAGGCAGCCGCGGTGGCGCGTGATATCGGCGCCGAGCTGCTTGTCATCGAGCCCGGCCCCGAGGACTTCAAGGCAACCTTGCCGTCCATCATGTCCGCACTGGACTACCCGATGGGCAACGCGAGCACCTTCTCCGAGTACATGGCGTACGCAGCTATCGCCGAGCGCGGCGTCCGCGTCGTCATCGGCGGTCTCGGCCCGGACGAGTTCCTGATGGGCTACATCCGTCATGCTCTGGCCCTCTTCGGCCCGGAAGAGGTGCTTGCCGCCGGCCTCACCGCATATCGCCCGCTGGCCGGCAAGCTCCTGCACTCGGACGGGGGGCCGCTGGAGCCGTCCGAGGCGATCACCCGGCTGATCTTGCGCGGCCCTGACCCTGACGGCCGGGTCCGCGCCGAGGTCGCGGCCTGCCTGGAGCGAGCCGATGGGGACCTCGCCCGGGGACTGACCCTCGCGGACCTGGCGACCAGCTGGCGTCCGCTGGTGGAGACGTCGGACAAGCTGGCCTCCTCGTTCGGTATGGAGCGTCGCTCGCCCTACCTGGCGCGTTCCCTGGTCGAGCTGTTCTATCGACTGCCGGTCGAGTACAAGATCGCGCATCCGGCCCGTGGCAAGCGCATTCTGCGGGACGCCGCGAAGGCCCTCGGCGTTCCGCCCGAGATTTGGGGAGCCACCGACAAGCTCGGCTTCGCCTCCCCGGTGCCGAGTTGGTTGACCGGCGAACTCGCGGGGTGGGCCGACGGGCAGATCAACGATGCCCTCGCCGCTGCCCCGGTCGCGCTCCGCCCACTGCTGGAGGCAGGTCTACGACCGGCAGGCCGGTTCGACCGCACCCGTATGCAGGCCCTGATGACCGCGGTCTGGTCCGCGCCCGAACTGGTGACAACAGCCGCATGA
- a CDS encoding NUDIX domain-containing protein: MEPDTTPHYAATPRGAVAIITNGRGQLLLHLRDDLPHVTWPGYWSVLGGGCDPGENPRQAIVRELDEEAGLSVDQLSELFETRDEHGSGQLITFFAATWDGDETALPLTEGIRLQFFDREHLNMLAVPPFIRDGIHRYLTTRPA; the protein is encoded by the coding sequence ATGGAACCGGACACCACCCCTCACTACGCCGCCACCCCGCGCGGGGCCGTCGCCATCATCACCAACGGGCGCGGCCAGCTCCTCCTGCATCTGCGTGACGACCTGCCGCATGTGACTTGGCCTGGCTACTGGTCGGTCCTCGGCGGAGGCTGCGATCCCGGCGAGAACCCCCGCCAGGCCATCGTCCGCGAGCTCGACGAAGAAGCCGGCTTGTCCGTAGACCAACTGAGCGAGCTGTTCGAGACCCGGGACGAGCACGGTTCCGGGCAGCTCATCACCTTCTTCGCCGCCACCTGGGACGGCGATGAGACAGCTCTGCCGCTCACCGAGGGCATCAGGCTCCAGTTCTTCGACCGCGAGCACCTGAACATGCTGGCGGTCCCGCCGTTCATCCGCGACGGCATCCATCGCTACCTCACCACCCGGCCCGCCTGA
- a CDS encoding UDP-glucose dehydrogenase family protein, whose amino-acid sequence MKLTIIGCGYLGATHAAAMAELGHQVLGMDTDTEKVDALNKGQAPFHERGLDDLLTKHTTTGNLRFTASYAEAGAFADVHFLGVGTPQQSDSDAYDLTHLFAAVRSLTPWLADNTLIIGKSTVPVGTTKILREILHEHSRDFANIKLAWSPEFLRESFAVADTLRPDRIVLGLAPGDTTSEAVFRAVYAEILRCGSPLIVTDLLTAELTKSAANAFLATKISFINAMAELCEAAGADVHELVAALAYDTRIGPRGMRPGLGFGGGCLPKDVRGIIARAEELGAGQAVSFLREVDAINLRRRDRMVDLAREQCGGTLIGKRIAVWGAAFKPDTDDIRDSPALAVADALHRAGAEVTVHDPMATDNARKAFPHLEYTDDATAAVTGAGLLLHLTEWTHYRDADPADLRRHIAVPKVIDGRGTLDRERWRTAGWTHRALGRP is encoded by the coding sequence ATGAAGCTCACCATCATCGGCTGCGGATACCTGGGCGCCACCCACGCCGCCGCCATGGCCGAACTCGGCCACCAGGTCCTCGGGATGGATACCGACACCGAAAAGGTCGACGCCCTCAACAAGGGCCAGGCCCCATTCCACGAGCGCGGCCTCGACGACCTCCTCACCAAACACACCACCACCGGGAACCTGCGCTTCACCGCCTCCTACGCGGAGGCCGGCGCCTTCGCCGATGTGCATTTCCTCGGCGTCGGCACCCCACAGCAGTCGGACAGCGACGCCTACGACCTCACCCACCTGTTTGCTGCCGTCCGCAGCCTCACACCCTGGCTGGCCGACAACACACTGATCATCGGGAAGTCCACTGTCCCCGTCGGCACCACCAAGATCCTCCGCGAGATCCTCCATGAGCACAGCCGCGACTTCGCGAACATCAAGCTCGCCTGGAGCCCGGAATTTCTGCGCGAGTCCTTCGCCGTCGCGGATACCCTCCGCCCTGACCGAATCGTTCTCGGCCTCGCCCCCGGCGACACCACCAGCGAGGCCGTCTTCCGTGCCGTCTACGCGGAGATCCTGCGCTGCGGCTCCCCGCTGATCGTCACCGATCTGCTGACGGCCGAGCTCACCAAGAGCGCCGCCAACGCCTTCCTCGCCACGAAGATCTCGTTCATCAACGCCATGGCCGAGCTGTGCGAGGCAGCCGGCGCCGACGTGCACGAGCTCGTTGCGGCACTCGCCTACGACACCCGGATCGGCCCGCGCGGAATGCGGCCTGGCCTTGGCTTCGGCGGCGGCTGCCTGCCCAAGGATGTCCGCGGCATCATCGCCCGCGCCGAAGAACTCGGCGCGGGCCAGGCGGTGTCGTTCCTACGGGAGGTGGACGCCATCAACCTCCGTCGCCGAGACCGAATGGTCGACCTCGCTCGCGAGCAGTGCGGCGGCACCTTGATCGGCAAGCGGATCGCCGTCTGGGGTGCCGCCTTCAAGCCCGACACCGACGATATCCGCGACTCACCGGCCCTAGCCGTCGCCGATGCGCTGCACCGGGCCGGCGCCGAAGTCACCGTCCACGATCCGATGGCTACCGACAACGCCCGCAAGGCATTCCCGCACCTGGAGTACACCGACGACGCGACTGCCGCCGTCACTGGCGCCGGGCTGCTATTACACCTCACCGAGTGGACCCACTACCGTGACGCCGACCCCGCCGATCTCCGCCGGCACATCGCTGTGCCCAAGGTGATCGACGGACGCGGCACCCTCGACCGTGAACGCTGGCGCACGGCGGGCTGGACGCACCGTGCCCTCGGACGGCCCTGA